In Leptospira venezuelensis, the DNA window ATTCTTTATTCGCTTCTATAGAAGCCACTGACCAAAAGGATCCAATTAGTCATTCGGAAGAATTGAGCGAGGCTCTGAAAGAGCTAAACAAATTTAAAAGAGAATCTATGGAAAACTGCCTTTCTTCTTGGTCGGAAGATCTGTTGGAAGGGAATTTGGTTTGTTCAGAAGCATTCTATAAGCAATATTATGATTTTGATATATTGAAAGCGACTGTTCTTTATTATTTGGGTGAGGAAAATTTTAAAAAAGGGGAATGGTTAGAAGGTTTTGAAAAATTAGGGATCTCTTCTTCATTGCTCGAAACTCCTTCCGGGTTGCCAAAGGAGATCGTTGGGCTTTCTAAAGATCCATTTCAAAGGAAAGAAAGAGTATTTCACTTTCTAAGCAGGGCCAGCGTTTTATACAGATTAGGTGACTTAGAAAAAGCCGAGGAATGTTTAAAAGCTGCAGAAGAGATGGCAAACGTCTTCTATTTTGGAGCTGAACTCATTCAAACCTGGGTTTTACAGGCAAGATTGGATCTGAATTCTAAAAAGCCAGATAAGGCAAAGGTCAAATTATCCAAAGCAGAGGAACTTCTTAAGAAACAATTTCATCTCATCTCGGATAATAAAAGTTTTCTCCTCAGGGACTTATATGAAACAAAAATAAGAGCCGAGTTGGATTCTGGAAGTACAAATACAGCTTTTAACGATTGGACCAGACTCCAGAGATTATTAAATTTCCGTAATTTTCAAAAAGGAAATTGGGAATTTAGAGAAGCTCGAACAGAATATGTAAAATTTGAATCCGATTGGAAATATTACAAAAATACTTACTCAAAATATCAGTTTGCACTGGAAACTAGGGGGGATATCAAAAGAGAAGAACTTGCCCTTGTCCAAGCAGCTTCTCAAGTTTCTAAATCTCTAGAAGTTTTAAGATCTAAATTTCCCAAGAAGGCTGCATTCTTAGATCCTTTTGGCATCGTCGCAGAAGATGTCATAAAACAAAACGAGACTGAAATTCGTTTGTTAGAATCTAAGGGATCAATATTTGCGCGGATCAAAACTGTTTCTTCATTAAGATTCCAAAATTTTGAAAATGAATCCAAGGCGGAAAGCTGGATTAAGTCCAATTTTGAAAATTCTGGCCGCAGTCTTATTTTGGATCCGGGAAATACATCTATAGGTGAAAAATTAGGTTCACAAATCCCGGGAATCAGTTTTAAGCTTTCTTCTTCTGTTTTAAATAGAGATGAAAGAACCCCTAAGGTAATTTCTTCTTTTTTACCTATTGCCGGTTGGAATTATAGAAAGATAGATTCTGATTCTTGGACAGATATATTAGAAGATACTGATGTTCTTATTAGTCCTTTCCCAGATTTAAAAGGAGATTCTGCCTTTGGGGAAAGAAAGAAGGATGTAATGGAGCTCAGGGAAATATTTTCCAGAGAACATAGAATAGGTGCTGTAATCTTTACTTACTCCGAAAAACCGAGCTGGCATCAGATCATAAAAGCATTTACTGGGCTTTCAGGTTCGGGCGTAAACCTGATGTATCTATGTCCTGGAGAAACTTGTATAAAAGAATCTTTGGAAGAAATTTTTACGGGCAAAACATCTAACACAGCAATTCGATTTGGAAGAGCTTTAGAAAGATCCGAAAATAGAAATGTTGAAGCGGAAAGGCTTTTTGCTAAGTCTAGGAAAGACGAAAGAATTTCAGATTCATCTGAAGTATTTTCTGGTCTGCATAAGGCCCGTTCTTATGCGGAACCTAATTCAAGTTTAGCTCTAAAAATTGAATCTGATTTATTAAGAGCCTACCATAGATCAAAACCTGATTCCTCTTTGGATAAAATTTTTTCCTTACGTTATGAAAATCGAGATCTAAATTCTCAAAAAGAATTAGGATTAAACCTATGTTTATCCCGCTTACTGGAAACTGAATACAAGGATTGTGGAGAGATCTCTCTGCCGGAAACTAAGAATGAAATTATAAACGGAATATTAACTTTAAAAGAAGGAAAATTTCCAGGTAATTCTCTTAACACGAATATTTCAGTAGATAGATATGACCCATTCTTATTTAGATTAAAAGTTTCTAATTTAGCTTTGGAAGCTTATTATCCTGATCTGGCTTCTTCTCAACTTGAACTTGCTAAACAATTCATCTCGTCCGGATCAGATCTGGAGATCTGGAAGAAAATGGAGGAAAGGATTCGCAAAGAAAAGGCTCTTTTGGAAGAAGAGGAAGATTGGTTCGAAAATTCGAATCAAATCGAGTTAGATCCTCAAGATAGAAATTATCCGAGGCATTTGGCCTTTTTAGAAAATCGTAAAAAATTAGGACACAGGTTCTCTCCTCTTTCTTTATATTCGGAGATACATAGTTCTTCCAAGGTTTTGTTCGAGGCCTTGGATACTGAGTTCAGATCTTCTGTTTTGGATCTCCTACGCTATTCTCTTCCAGAGGAAACCGGAAAGGAAATGGAAGAATTTTTGAATTCATTTGTAGATCTGGAAAAGTCTAAGAAAAATTTTCCAAGACAAGTGAAGATCATGTTGGAGTTTTCAAAAGCATATCTTTCCCGAGGAGATCTTGATAAGGTGAAGTATTGGATCTCTAAATCGAAAGGAATTTCAGACGAACTTTACTCTTCCGAAATTGAATTTATTAATTCCAAAATTTACTATTTAGAGGGCAAAAAGCCTGGCGAAATCTCTGAGTCCGGCTTTTCGGATTATCTTTCCGAATACGAAAACGCTTCTTCTAAAAAATCTTCCGAATTTGTGGAGTTAACAAATCGTTTTGTTAAGCATCGAAAAAAGAAGAAGTTTAGTCCGTCTGAAAGAAGAGAGCTTAACGATTTTATAACATATTTACAGACACTTTCCTTTCAGCAAAATGATTCAGAAACATTCTTTGATCTAGGATTGATCAAGGATAAAATTTCGGGAGTACGTTCTGCTATGTTTGGTCGTTCAGTTTCTTATTCTGATCTCCCTCTTTTTAATAAAGTGTCATTTGCTTTAGAAGATCGGATCCCTGAAAACCAAGAGTTCCTGGCTCTTATGGACCTTGGCTTAAAAACTTTCTATATTAAATTTACAAAAGGTAAATCTAAGGGTGATCTTGCTTTTAAGGACAATCGAAGAATAAGGGCTTCCATTTATAAATACAACGAAGAAGCAGATAAAGGCGGAGCAGAAGTTTTATTGAGAGAAGCATTGGAAACTGAAATTCGCCAGAATATTCGTCCTGCTAAAAATAAGACCACGTATTTGTATCTTTCTTCTTATCATTTCTTGGCGCCTATTTTGCCTAAGTCGGAAGAAGAAATCTATTATGTTGCAGATCCTGAAACTTTGCTTAAAAATCCTGTACACAAAGAGAAGGAAGAATTCTGGGATGGATTTGGGATCGCAACCAAAGACGATTCGAATTCTCCGGATTGGTATTCTAAATTACTCCAGTTGGAAAACTTAGAACTTTCTCCTAGGGGAAATCTATCGATCACTCCTTTTCATGTGGTTCGTATCCCTTTGGTAGAAGATAGAGAAAAAGGAATTTTGTTTGGAAATCGCTCCATTTCTGAAGCGGAACCTGGAGCTTTGCAAGGTGTTTGGATGTTATCTTCTTCTTTTTTGGAAGGTTTTGGAAATGCTTCTTTAAACTTAAGAGATTCATTATATTATTTAGGAAAATTCTGGAAAGGCCCAGGGATAGTGAATCTTGGATTTCAGACGGATACTCATAATTCCAGATTTTTAAAAGAGATTTCTTCCAGAAAGGAAGACTCTAAAACTTCTCTTCGAAA includes these proteins:
- a CDS encoding PD40 domain-containing protein; amino-acid sequence: MKRGVLFFSLFLFCNCLVFMPAQRVRPIEFDYGPISKNYFNPENDKPFPLTVQRGNNLYNSTTKDGRYLFYTTGQKGNYDIWFRDLKSSIVVPITEHPSSEYKPAISPDGKKLAFVSEQYDTAGDIVLLEIEPEVWAKKILEGKRFLNDDFEFITNLEYSDISKSDKFSDSDPIWGKDSRVLLFSSDRLTPGTPNLILWDTEGKEKPVLLTRSGAVNPYWSQDGNTIVYLSYSDSREGEIYSLDLTTRKTKRLTNDSYLDFSPSLSPDGRYLFYTSIRSDSDGNRKLDERDNSLIIRLDLSDMKERRLTSGNFSLFDTKYSSFNGGSILFTASYYGTLNIYFLPLSGSIPKASNISAQFELAKEYGKKQSLDDYLLALDSLELYYKEDPLYPVFKAKVLNEKYSIYKKSGKTSEIKKEMNASRLDPKWGFAYVFYLESENKGIPEIKEYFSNIRNHADTQVAGAILEEIGNLEERSGKIDASLNSKQELVARFPGYYNIHEILRNIGALQLKEAKRKDWAIPSTLLQAANESESKTIELRNLYGLFEEQIFVGKSDSEKISLSEKIELSNKIKELSPVLYRFLMYTKASGLSGQGAYVESNSILEPLLKDITPKDPLFLRIHLLRSSNFKGLGSVRYSLESLRTFLENYDHDSGVEISDKEMERFFIYFENLARNYENRSDFFQASLHYFYNTENMFLAKSKSLFQDTVYKDYAIYYQKLMVDTSFKLARSVSEKNASGILGNLNPIEFDPLDKKEGLVYIDQYFEKEKILPRARAFLDLATLYGYAYYLINRSVIRETFYYNSGTMDRIKKEAALRDFKQAEYELRWIIFAEPTYHDAYQLLGWLYQYVDIMKSRKPNDKEPADEDKYKDEYSKYFPEKNFEENIELYSQILELLGENFHNKKALSDLRLNLGNNYFLLKNYPKADEQYSLVESYSNYIISKAQFEDYRQKAVFLFNSARASMYMSKYGDAVRKLKTASDLYSKNEFLQLYSGTDYAKNLQSYREKLTLLRTLTGLSHMELGEYAQALPYLTEALELNDPSKLVDPINIRNALAISYQKLGYISKSEENLKEAEKEASSRTTLWLPKKVSPKFWESVWDSIWDIVFDTVLPDSVRISGSGRFPEAIPPVFQPLLSSGIRVNNLVLEQNYRLAAEETNKRLEYASKKGLRKTLAGQLIQSQSYADLGFFQYKRNEFEKAKLAFLEENEFLKDSANLVGKSTSSFKRYLYSLFASIEATDQKDPISHSEELSEALKELNKFKRESMENCLSSWSEDLLEGNLVCSEAFYKQYYDFDILKATVLYYLGEENFKKGEWLEGFEKLGISSSLLETPSGLPKEIVGLSKDPFQRKERVFHFLSRASVLYRLGDLEKAEECLKAAEEMANVFYFGAELIQTWVLQARLDLNSKKPDKAKVKLSKAEELLKKQFHLISDNKSFLLRDLYETKIRAELDSGSTNTAFNDWTRLQRLLNFRNFQKGNWEFREARTEYVKFESDWKYYKNTYSKYQFALETRGDIKREELALVQAASQVSKSLEVLRSKFPKKAAFLDPFGIVAEDVIKQNETEIRLLESKGSIFARIKTVSSLRFQNFENESKAESWIKSNFENSGRSLILDPGNTSIGEKLGSQIPGISFKLSSSVLNRDERTPKVISSFLPIAGWNYRKIDSDSWTDILEDTDVLISPFPDLKGDSAFGERKKDVMELREIFSREHRIGAVIFTYSEKPSWHQIIKAFTGLSGSGVNLMYLCPGETCIKESLEEIFTGKTSNTAIRFGRALERSENRNVEAERLFAKSRKDERISDSSEVFSGLHKARSYAEPNSSLALKIESDLLRAYHRSKPDSSLDKIFSLRYENRDLNSQKELGLNLCLSRLLETEYKDCGEISLPETKNEIINGILTLKEGKFPGNSLNTNISVDRYDPFLFRLKVSNLALEAYYPDLASSQLELAKQFISSGSDLEIWKKMEERIRKEKALLEEEEDWFENSNQIELDPQDRNYPRHLAFLENRKKLGHRFSPLSLYSEIHSSSKVLFEALDTEFRSSVLDLLRYSLPEETGKEMEEFLNSFVDLEKSKKNFPRQVKIMLEFSKAYLSRGDLDKVKYWISKSKGISDELYSSEIEFINSKIYYLEGKKPGEISESGFSDYLSEYENASSKKSSEFVELTNRFVKHRKKKKFSPSERRELNDFITYLQTLSFQQNDSETFFDLGLIKDKISGVRSAMFGRSVSYSDLPLFNKVSFALEDRIPENQEFLALMDLGLKTFYIKFTKGKSKGDLAFKDNRRIRASIYKYNEEADKGGAEVLLREALETEIRQNIRPAKNKTTYLYLSSYHFLAPILPKSEEEIYYVADPETLLKNPVHKEKEEFWDGFGIATKDDSNSPDWYSKLLQLENLELSPRGNLSITPFHVVRIPLVEDREKGILFGNRSISEAEPGALQGVWMLSSSFLEGFGNASLNLRDSLYYLGKFWKGPGIVNLGFQTDTHNSRFLKEISSRKEDSKTSLRNRFLKTMETMREVYPVDKYWNGYRLFTTSFISKE